In Aedes albopictus strain Foshan chromosome 3, AalbF5, whole genome shotgun sequence, the following are encoded in one genomic region:
- the LOC109414185 gene encoding glycoprotein 3-alpha-L-fucosyltransferase A, which translates to MRFPKVSPKKCFFLVLCFAVLVLLVFNLRELNSKSTHPNYNRDEYQLEYNNHGYVKDDTAKTTEVLDRLDQSDREADNLIDQNQPDDQSPHEINEINYSQRPWYFSNGVRYPKPVRRNRKTNKRIARLLPSETSRSDRITNQLMYVPPNYEAIKRKGKLKTILLYNGLGPWNVKAGREVFYNAKCPVSTCSITSAREKAITADLILYKDHYIPPAVPRSAHQIYMMYFLECPYHTQHVKFPDVFNWTATYRKDSDVVAPYEKWEYFDPRIRQVEQDRNYALNKTRKVAWFVSNCGARNGRLQYAHELQKHIQVDIYGACGTYKCSRTTADKCFEILDRDYKFYLAFENSNCKDYITEKFFVNALNRNILPIVMGARPEDYEASSPQKSYIHVDEFASPKELAEYLNILDRNEELYNSYFKWKGTGEFINTYFWCRLCAMLHDEASFQKPKWYDDINDWWRGPGVCTNGSWRNYRARKDAISEE; encoded by the exons GGAGCTGAATAGTAAATCAACACATCCCAACTACAATCGCGACGAGTACCAACTGGAGTACAACAATCATGGTTACGTCAAGGACGAT ACCGCCAAAACAACCGAGGTACTCGACCGACTGGACCAATCGGATCGCGAGGCGGACAATTTGATCGATCAAAACCAACCGGACGATCAGTCGCCGCATGAGATCAATGAAATCAACTACAGTCAACGACCGTGGTACTTCTCCAACGGGGTTCGTTACCCGAAACCGGTGCGTCGCAACCGGAAGACGAACAAACGCATCGCGCGGTTGCTCCCGTCGGAAACTTCCCGCAGCGATCGGATAACCAACCAGCTGATGTACGTTCCACCGAATTACGAGGCCATCAAACGCAAAGGCAAACTGAAAACGATCCTCCTGTACAACGGACTGGGGCCGTGGAACGTGAAGGCCGGCCGCGAGGTGTTCTACAACGCCAAATGTCCGGTGTCCACCTGCAGTATCACGTCGGCCCGGGAGAAGGCCATCACGGCGGATCTGATCCTGTACAAAGATCACTACATTCCGCCGGCTGTGCCACGATCGGCGCACCAGATCTATATGATGTATTTCTTGGAGTGCCCCTACCACACGCAGCACGTGAAATTCCCCGATGTGTTCAACTGGACCGCCACTTACAG GAAAGACAGTGACGTGGTTGCCCCCTACGAGAAGTGGGAGTACTTTGATCCCCGGATCCGACAAGTCGAGCAAGATCGCAACTACGCGCTGAACAAAACCCGCAAGGTGGCCTGGTTCGTGTCGAACTGTGGAGCCCGAAACGGACGGCTCCAGTACGCCCACGAGCTCCAGAAGCACATCCAGGTGGACATCTACGGTGCCTGCGGGACGTACAAGTGTTCTCGTACTACTGCGGACAAGTGCTTTGAAATCCTCGACCGGGACTACAAGTTCTATCTGGCGTTCGAGAACTCCAACTGCAAAGACTACATCACCGAGAAGTTCTTTGTGAATGCCTTAAACCGTAACATCTTGCCAATCGTGATGGGAGCTCGACCGGAGGATTACGAAGCCAGTTCGCCGCAGAAATCCTACATTCACGTGGACGAGTTTGCCTCACCGAAGGAACTGGCCGAGTATCTCAACATACTGGACAGAAACGAAGAGCTCTACAACTCCTACTTCAAGTGGAAGGGAACGGGTGAGTTCATCAACACGTACTTCTGGTGCAGACTTTGCGCCATGTTGCACGACGAAGCGTCCTTCCAAAAGCCCAAGTGGTACGATGACATCAACGATTGGTGGCGAGGTCCAGGTGTTTGTACCAACGGATCCTGGCGGAACTATCGAGCCCGAAAGGATGCCATCAGCGAGGAGTAG